TGAGTATCTAACAGGATTTTTTCCCTCCGCTGATTCTGTGAAGCCTGCTCCCTTGGCTGCGCTTTCGCTTGATAGTAGATAGGGGCAATGGGAAGCTGGGAAGCTGGTTAATCCATTCATGCGCGTCACTAACTAGATGAGGAGCCATTTGGCTACCTTGGAGAGCCAGTTATAGTTCCTCCCGCTGTTTACCCGCGCTTGGTTGAATTACTTTACTCTGATATTTAGAGCACTGCGCAGAAATGATATTGCATCAACACCAATTTTCCTGTCTGCACCAGTTGTTAACCGTCCGGAAAAGACATTGGCACTCAGATTCCGCCCAAGtcaaactacatgtacccaTATCAACTGTGTTTAAAACCACTATCACTCGAGACTCGAAACCTAATGACGATAAAAGCAGCAGGCCTTGAATAttaattagaaaaaaaaaagaatcaatTCTTCTATATCTCCTGTGATGATTTGCTGTTTCATATGTATATGCATGTATCAATACGGCACCCGATTCTAGAAGTGAGACCAATACTGTACTTATGTACTTGACGAATAATATTTTTCCGGGGTAAAACGCCGTGCAACATTCAAAGTTTCTGCTAGCATGGAAGCCACGTGCTAGCAATTTAGCGCCCACCTTTGCTGGATCAAAAGCCGCATCAATTGCCGCCAGCTGCGGCTATAATGCGTGCCTCACTTAAGCGGGATATTGTTGTGTAATCCCAACGCGGGCTGGCATCGACATACTTTATGATTGCCGATTGCTTTTCTACCTTTATTTGGGCTTGAATCTCACATGTTAAATCGCTTGTCAATTGCCGAAAGCAAAATACACCACGTCTTGGCTTCGTGTTGCAGTTTGCTTGCCTCTTTACCTGTCGCAGAGTATAGACCTCAGCAGGTATTCCACAGCACAAAATGGTTACCACGTTCCATCTCCAATCAGTAGACAATGAGTTGTCTGGCCGTCTTGCGCTGGTTACAGGATCCAGGTTTGTATAGAGAATCATGACACGCAAAGAGCCCATAGATTAACATCAGTATCCAAGCGGCGGGATTGGCTCGGCCTGCGCAAAGTCACTGGCTTCTGAAGGTTTGGACGTTGTACTTCACTACTCCTCTAGCAAGGTAAGTAAACTGTTTCACTCTCTTGTTTATTGAGCTGGTAAACCTAACTCGGCcctcaaaaggaaaaagcagAGTCATTAGCCTCCGAGCTCCGACAGAGCCATCCGAATCAACTCTTCGTCACTGCCCAAGCCGACCTGACAAACCGAGAATCCACGCGCGCCTTTGTGGCAACAGTGCTGAGCACGCCGGCCGTTGCCCAGAAACACAAAGCGATATCCGTGCTGGTTGCAAATGCCGGCATTGGCCGTCGCATTCGACATGTCAAAGACATTGAGGAACAAGACTGGGATGACATGATGGAAGTCAACGCTCGGAGCCAGTTTGTCATTACAAAGGCTGCTGTGGAAGGGATGCGTGCACAAGGCTGGGGACGAGTGGTTCTCGTGGGCAGCATTGCGAGTCGGGGAAGCGGCTTGAATGGATGCCATTATGCAGCTTCGAAAGGTGCCTTGTGGTGAGTTTCCAGTGCGAATAGCTTGTGTGTGGCAAGACTTTTGTATTGATACGCTGCAGTTCGATGGGTTTGAACATGGCCACAGTCCTGGCCCCAGAAGGTATCACGGTCAATATTGTAGGTTCAAGTTCGTTACAATATGGTATTTAAACATGCTGACGAATTCTAGGTTTCACCAGCCATGATCGGAGCTACAGGAATGATTCCCACTCCAAAGCAGAGGCAAGTCGAAGCAGCATTGCAGCTTGTTTTGCGGGGCTAACACGCAAATACAGGACTTGGACGTCACAGGATGACATGGAGGCAATGAGAGAGTCTGATCCTGGACTTGCAATCGCCAGCAGCGTGCCGATACACAGACTTGGACTGCCAGAAGAGGTGGCCAACGTGGTAGTCATGTAAGTCTTTCCCGATCATACaaatggcgatgaggaaTTTGAATCCATAGCTCATAACGATAATATAGGTTTGCAAAGACTGGATACATGACGGGGCAGGATATCTTGTTGGCTGGAGGGTTAAAATAGAGCAACCTTTTTCTTAGTGTTATCCAGACGTCTATGCCGTATCATCTTGGCCATGCAGAGGCTAGCACTGTCGTCACATAAATACCCATGTTGTAAACCATAAAAATCATGACATTTGTCTAGTCTAATAATCTGTTTTCGTCtgatatatatgtatatatttatatgcAGTTTTACAAGCCCgttccctttctctctctcttatacTTTCGCCAACAGAGGCTTCTGTTCCGGTACCAATGTCAGGAATTTGCCTTGTGTGACGGCGCTCTTGACGTTGTCAATCACCAAAATCTCCATTTCTTTCTGTATTTTCGAGAAAAATTATTAGCATCAAGCCTTTCAAGGAAACAGGCCAGAAATACGTGGCTACATACCTGAGTATCAATAGTCGCGGTACCAATGTGAGGTAGCAAGACAGCGCCGGGATGGCTGATTAGCTTCGGGTGGATCTTGGGCTCCTGTTCAAACACATCCAGGCCGACGCTCCAGACCTTGCCAGACTCAAGGCTCTCAGCCAGCGCCTCTTCGTCAATGATGGCACCTCTGGCCGTGTTGACAATGATTACGCCGTCCTTCATTGAGCTGAGCTCCTTCTTGCCGATCAAGCCTTGGGTGGCCGGTCCCAAGGGCAGATGAACTGAGATGACATCGCTGGTCTGGAGGAGTTCGTCAAATCCAACGTAATTGGGAACCTCGTTTGAGGCAAACTGCTTGTCCAGGCCGTCCACGGGCTTTCTGTTGTGGTACTGCAGCTTGAAGCCAAGAGCAGCGGCGCGCTTGGCTGTAGCGGTTCCGATACCACCCATACCCAAGACACCGAGAGTCAGGGTGTGGGGATCGCGGCCAAGAGGGCTATCACCTCTCCATTTGCCCTCTCGAACAGCGAGCTGGGGAATCCAGGCGCGGCGCAACGCGCccaggatgaggaagatggctGTGTTTGCGGTGGCAGCATCGACCGCCTTGGGGGTGTTTGATACGGAGATTTCTGAGTAGGAGAAAGATTTGAATGTTAGTAAATCGCATTTGAACGAGATGCGGGAGTGGCTCATACTCTTATCCGTGCAGGGCTGAATGTCGATTTGGTCGTAGCCCGCTCCATTGTGAGAGATGAACTTGACTGAAGAAGGGAGGTGAGAGACGAGCTCGGCGTCAAATCTTCCAGTGATCTACAATTCGAAATGAGCAACTTGACTGTGATTATTCTTGCTGGAGAAGCAGACATACCTTTACTGAATCGTAGGTCCTTGAAATGGCGACGACGTTGTCGTATTTGCCATTGTCGCAGTCGCGGATGAACTCGTCACGAGTTCCAGTTGTGACTTGCTATGAAATTCCAGAAATGTCAGAATTATTCATAAGCACAGCTTGATGAGTTGATGAGGGGAAGCAGGGACATACAACGACATCTGCGACTTCGGAGAGCTTCTCAAACTCTGCCTTGGCGTGGTGGACGATGCCGAGCATCAAGACGCCGGGCTTTTGTGAGGTGGATGCAGCCATTGTGTGGAaatttggtgtttttttatGGGTAAatgttgctgatgctgattgAGGATTCTGTCTGACACGCAAAATCAcaagattgaagaggaaaagaagagtgaAGCAAGGAGAATCAGCAAGAGTAAGGCCGACGGGTGACGTGACACTTTTCGTCCAAGTGACGACGGGTGGGGGTTCCGAGCATTTGCCGCCGCATTTGCCCATTAGCCGTTCGGCCCCAGATTATCCGGCTACTGCCTCGACTCCACCCCCGCAAACTCGTGTCGCGGCCTTTGCTCCCAACCTTGCAAGCTGCATTCCAATCCAATGCAATCACTTTATATGCCAAATCTCGCCTATTGCCGATGGAGTTGAACCCAGGACAGACGCCGACCGCTGCCATGGCTCGATCAAAGGCCAGGCGGGTCTCTCGCGCCTGTCTGTCGTGCCGCATGCGCAAGACGAGATGTGATCTGTGAGCAGACAGCAGCATCCCGGTAGAGCCTCGCTTACTGACGCTTATTGGGGGACCAGCGATTCGGCGGGAGTGTCGGGCGTGCCTCCATGTCGTCGATGCGTTGAGCACCAGCTGGAATGCGTCTTGACAAAGTCGAGGCGTGGTGGGCGCCGCATCAAGGGCGTTCGCAATTCCATGCTCCAGACGCCCAGCCGTAACAGCGAAGGCCGTGATCCGGCAAACACCACgcgcgatgacgacgatgacgacgacgacgaagacgacgacgatgataaTGGAAACTATAGTAGCCAGCAGGCAAACCATCCTCGTCCCGACCAGCATCCAGGCGGCCCGGATGACATGCGAGCATGGCTTTCGTCCTCGCAGCAGGCCGGCAACTGGCCTGACGAGGGGGGTTCCACTCGTGAGATTGCAGAATCGAGAACGAGTTCGGACGGTTTAGAAGGTCACATTGCCAACACCGATCTTTTGAACCCCTCAGATGCTCTCGACCTTCTTGCGCAAGTTGCCGACCTGGATCCTGATCGACAGCGGAATGCGCTGGCGGGCCAAGCCGGCTCTAACAATAGACTTGCAGTGGACGGCATGCCGCAAATCGTCGGTAGATCAGCTGCCAGCTACTATCCTCCATTGGATGATGGCATATTGACGCCATCAGAGGCGTCGTATCTTGTAAAAAGGTAACCTATCGGAGAAATCGATCGGCATACGTACTGGATCTAATGAATCCCTAGATATCATGAAAACTTTCATCCATTCTTTCCAGTGGCTCATAGCGCCATATTTGAGGGTTCGATATCTGAATGGGCGGCCAAAGAGCCCCATCTCCTGACTGCGATTCTTACCGTTGCTTCCAAAGACGACCCGTCCTGGTTCAGAGTGTACGACGCGTGCTCTCGCCACATCGAAACCTTCCTGTCCAACTTTATATATGCCGGATCCAATTCTGTTGGCTCCGTAGAGGCGCTTCTTATTCTTGCAGAATGGGCGCCACAACGCCCCCAGGAGAATTCCGCCATTGGCTGTGGCCAAGAAGATCACGGCGCCTGGATGCTTGTCGGCTTGGCCGTGAGGCTAGGGTACCTGCAGAGGCTGGAGCAGTCTGCGTTATTGCCGGATGAAGGAAAACTTTCTGCGGAAATGAGTAGGAAACGAGTTGTTTGGGCAGGTATGTGAAGTTGAGCAAGGAAACATTCTGGAGCCGTTGGGCACTAACAAGGATACAGCGTGTTACATGTGCGACCGACAAGTCTCAATCCGACTTGGAAAGGGCTTTTGGTCACGCGGACCCGGTCCGGCTCTCCATCTACGGGCTGCAGACTTTCCGACGTTACAAGAGCAGGCGCTTGGCCCAGACAACATGGGCCTGTTGTTTCAAGCCCACCTCGAACTTACCCAGCTGATTAGCAATGCCCACGATATTTTGTATTCGTCAACCAGCCACAGGCAGCAACTGTACATTGGCGGGGAGTATGTCAGATACATTGTAGGTGCTGAGTAACTATGCTAAACAGTTGACGATCTGCTAACGTCCTTTTGCAGGATGATTTTGCTTCCATGGTACGGAAATGGAAGCTTTCATGGGCAAACCATAGCTGTACGTTTTCCCTTCCCTATCCCTCTCCTTTTTACAGTATTTTTAGCAACGCAGCTAACATCCCCCAGTCACACCTCCCGTGAAAGCCTCTTTGGTGCTGTCTTTCGAGTTCCTGAGACTGTACATCAACGCTTTCGCCTTTCAAGCAAACTTGAACCGGGCCGCAGCTCGGAATGCGCAAGCAGGCCCTGGGAAAGCCAGCGGGCCGCTGTTTTCCAACGTTGCTGGAAAGCCAGATGCCCGATTCATCTATGAGTCAATCGACGCTGCAAACTCGCTTCTCAGCATCTTGAACAGCTTCATCGACCCTGTGGCTGGCCTCAAGTGCATGCCGCTCAAGTACTGTCTCTACGTGATTTATGCCGCCGTCTTTTTGTTCAAGGTAAGCTGCTCTTTGGCGATTCGTGCGTGTGCGCATCTATTAGATAGGATACTAATCAAAGCGTTAGGCAAGAATGGCGGGAGCCATCAGCAGCGAAGGTGGCGATCGCGGAGTCCGCCGCGCCATCCACGGCACCATTACACAGCTACAAAAAACGTCGGACAACCCACAAAGCCTTGGAAGACGATACGCCACGTCGCTCCGCCTTCTCTGGAGGAAATCTAGTACGAAGCAGTCCAACAAatctgctgctcctcgtcGTGATCCATTGACCGAGCCACCAACGCCGACAATGGACGACATCCAAGGGCAGGAAGGCATCCCTTTACTGCACACTGGCAAGGCGGCGATGGACATGGATCCACTGAGTGGGTTTTCGTGGAGGGATTTGGATTCGCTGGGACAGTTTATTGCTGGCAATTCAACGATGGCCATGGCAGACGGGATGCTTGCTGGTGGAGATTATGATTGGGAACATAGCTCAGGCGGTTTGGATGATCTTGTAGTGCAGCCGCAGTTTGACACGAGGTGGGTCGGGCACGACATAATTTTTTGAGTATTAATTTTGGGCAaatttggtgtttttttagGATAATTCAATAGCCGCAGTCTCTGAGAAATGGAGAAGTGCTAAATGATTTGTTTACAtggatttttcttttggcatAATAGTCGAGTGCTTAGCAATACCTAGTGGAtaccttatatataatttatcaAGTGTTTTCATGTATAAATTCTCAAGGGTTTTCATATGTAATTTTTCAGGTGTTTTTATTGGGTATCTAATATTACAATGCAAAACTTGCCTAATCATGGCAATAACATAATCCAAAGGCGTAATTTAATATGCAGCCtcgcttaataaatatatacaaaCTCGTCATTCTCACGATCCGTGAGATCCAAAAACGCTTGCTCTCCAAGTCTTGCGTCTCCCGCATGCTGTGCAGTGCCTGCTGCATTCTCTTCTGCAATGACAATCTCCTCATCCGTGTTATTCTCATCCATGGCCCGATATGTCGCATCCATGGAGTGGTCGACAACAATTGCCTTCTTTCCGTTGCGCACACGCTTCTTCGACTGCAGCTTGTTCAGCACAATGAGGTTGGCCCACTGGATGGCGACAACGGCCACGAGCGCCACGAAGATGGCCAAGCAGGCGCGGAGGCCGGGCTTGTAGGCCGGTGCGTCGTTGGAGTTGAAGAGCAGAGGCCCGACGATGTTGCCGGCCGCGCTGGCGGCGTTGTAGACGCTCATGATGGCGGATTTCTTGGTGGTGCCGGCGGTGTTGCCGACGATCCAGGTGACGATCAAGGGGTTGCCGCCGAAGAGGAAGGCCAGGAGGTAGTAGCCCACGAGGAGAGCCGCCTTGGCCGAGTTGTCGCGAGGCACGGAGTAGAGGACGGCGAGGCCGGCGACGACGGGGATCATGAAGAACATGAGGATGGCGCCCTTGACACGCGCCTTTTGGGCGAGGTAGCTGGCCAGCAGGATGACAATGATCTGCAGGGCGCCGAACGGCATGTTGAGCAGGCTGGTCATGTACTTGTCGGAAACGAGGCCGT
The Trichoderma asperellum chromosome 7, complete sequence DNA segment above includes these coding regions:
- a CDS encoding uncharacterized protein (EggNog:ENOG41) is translated as MELNPGQTPTAAMARSKARRVSRACLSCRMRKTRCDLDSAGVSGVPPCRRCVEHQLECVLTKSRRGGRRIKGVRNSMLQTPSRNSEGRDPANTTRDDDDDDDDEDDDDDNGNYSSQQANHPRPDQHPGGPDDMRAWLSSSQQAGNWPDEGGSTREIAESRTSSDGLEGHIANTDLLNPSDALDLLAQVADLDPDRQRNALAGQAGSNNRLAVDGMPQIVGRSAASYYPPLDDGILTPSEASYLVKRYHENFHPFFPVAHSAIFEGSISEWAAKEPHLLTAILTVASKDDPSWFRVYDACSRHIETFLSNFIYAGSNSVGSVEALLILAEWAPQRPQENSAIGCGQEDHGAWMLVGLAVRLGYLQRLEQSALLPDEGKLSAEMSRKRVVWAACYMCDRQVSIRLGKGFWSRGPGPALHLRAADFPTLQEQALGPDNMGLLFQAHLELTQLISNAHDILYSSTSHRQQLYIGGEYVRYIDDFASMVRKWKLSWANHSFTPPVKASLVLSFEFLRLYINAFAFQANLNRAAARNAQAGPGKASGPLFSNVAGKPDARFIYESIDAANSLLSILNSFIDPVAGLKCMPLKYCLYVIYAAVFLFKARMAGAISSEGGDRGVRRAIHGTITQLQKTSDNPQSLGRRYATSLRLLWRKSSTKQSNKSAAPRRDPLTEPPTPTMDDIQGQEGIPLLHTGKAAMDMDPLSGFSWRDLDSLGQFIAGNSTMAMADGMLAGGDYDWEHSSGGLDDLVVQPQFDTRWVGHDIIF